DNA sequence from the Lysinibacillus sp. OF-1 genome:
GTACCTGGGCGAGTAAACGCCTCTTCAACAGCTTCTGGTGTTTGTAGTTGTTCGTAACCCGCTGCCTCAATTTCAGCACGTGCTGTTTTTAAAATTTCCTGCATAAATAAATCGTAATCCATATTCATATAGCGATAGCTCCTTTCAAGTTCGCGTCCATTCAGCATGATTGCCTATAAAAATTTTTTGACGCTCATCCATCTCTTATCATAGCAGTTTGCAACGAATTTGTGCACCTACTTGCTCATCACAATTCAGTTGAATACTAAGATTCGTTTACTTGTCTTCCTGCTCTTCGTTAAATAAACGATCGACACCTTGTGTGACAGTCAGTTGTCCACTTAAAATTTGACGTTCAAGTAGCAGTACCTGTGCTTTACGCTGTGGATTCCCATAAAATTGATCAATTAAATGGTCGGTAATCATCGATTGAAACCACTCTTTTGTTTGTTGTTGTCGACGAGTAGCCCAATAGTGATTGGCTTCAACAATTTGCTTGAAATCTCCAATTGTCTCCCAAACCTTATCAAGTCCCCGTTTTTCTAATGAACTAACAGGCATTGCTGTAGACATCCAACCGAGTGTAGCGGGCTGTAAAAAATGCAAAATTTGCTTATACTCTGCAACCGTTTTTTTGGCTAAACGAACATTATCGCCATCTGCTTTATGCACGACAATGGCATCCGCTAATTCCATGATGCCTTTTTTCATGCCCTGCAATTCATCTCCTGCCCCTGTTAACACAAGGAGTAGAAAGAAATCAACCATCCCACGGACGTAGGTTTCGCTTTGCCCTACACCAACCGTTTCAATTAAAATCACATCATAGCCTGCCGCCTCACAAACTAACATTGTTTCACGGGTCTTTTTGTGAACACCCCCAAGGGTACCTGCCGATGGAGATGGGCGAACAAATGCAGTAGGCTTCTTAACGAGCTCTTCCATGCGTGTTTTATCGCCAAGAATACTCCCACCTGATAAGGAAGAACTTGGATCAATCGCAAGAACAGCTACTCGTTTCCCCATGTCACAAAGCATTGTTCCGAAAGCCTCAATGAATGAACTTTTCCCCGCTCCTGGAACTCCGGTAATGCCAATTCGAATACTATTTCCTGTATGCGGAAGAAGCTCCTGTAATAATTCTTGTGCTTGCACTTTATGAGTAGCGTTGGCACTTTCAATGAGGGTAATGGCTTTTGATAAATGTGTGCGAGAGCCCACACGTACTTGTTGAGCAAGCTCTCCTACATTCATATTGTCTGCCTTTTTCTTTCGGAATTTTTTAGGTGTGCCATACTGCATACCGTCGTGAGTTGCCTCGACTCCGTCCATGACAAATAGCGCACTGTCTTCCATTCCTTTGTTTTTGTCCATTATTCAGACACTTCCTCATAGCCTAAACGTTTGTAGATTTCTTCAATAATTTTTTGTGCAGATACAGGAATCACTGTACCTGGTCCAAAAATGGCTACTGCACCAGCATCGTAAAGGAAGTCATAATCTTGCGCTGGAATAACACCACCAACAATAATGATAATATCTTCACGACCTAGCTTTTCAAGCTCCGCAATTAATTCAGGCACTAATGTTTTATGACCTGCTGCTAGTGAAGATACACCAATGACATGGACATCATTTTCAACAGCCATTTGAGCAGCCTCAGCAGGTGTCATAAATAATGGTGAAATATCTACGTCAAAGCCTAAATCAGCATAGCCCGTTGCGACCACCTTGGCACCGCGGTCATGTCCATCCTGTCCCATTTTTGCTACTAAAATACGTGGACGACGTCCTTCATTTTCAAGGAATTCTTCTGTCATTTGCTTCACTTCCGCAATTTGCTCCTCATCTGAGAAATTGGCAGAGTAAACACCTGAAATAGAACGAATCACGGCCTTATGACGACCAGAAATCGCCTCGATAGCATCAGAAATTTCACCTAAAGAGGCACGCGCACGTGCTGCATCCACCGCCACAGCTAGTAAGTTCTCCTCACCATCTTGAGCAGCTTTTGTTAAGCGAGCTAAATGTTTTTGAACTTCTGCTTCATCACGTGCTGCCTTCATCGCTTCTAAACGTTCAATTTGTTTTTGACGAACAATTGTATTATCAATATCCAAAATGTCAATTGGCTCTTCTTTTGCTAAGCGATATTTATTCACTCCTACAATGGTTTCTGTTTTAGAGTCAATTTTTGCTTGGCGTTTGGCTGCGGCTTCTTCAACCTTCATTTTCGGAAGTCCTGTTTCAATCGCTTTGGCCATCCCTCCAAGTGCTTCAATTTCTTCGATCAATGCCCAAGCGGATTGCGTAATTTCTTCTGTTAGTTTCTCCACATAGTACGAACCGCCCCATGGATCAATCACTTTCGTCATCGCTGTTTCCTCTTGTAAAAATAACTGTGTATTACGCGCGATACGTGCCGAGAAATCTGTTGGAAGTGCAATCGCTTCATCCAGTGCGTTGGTATGGAGGGATTGTGTGTGTCCCATTGAAGATGCATTCGCTTCGAATAATGTACGAGCCACATTGTTAAATGGATCTTGCTCCGTTAAAGACCAGCCCGATGTTTGAGAATGGGTACGTAATGCTAATGTTTTCGGATTTTTCGGATTAAATGTTGACATCATTTGTGCCCAAATACGACGTGCTGCACGCATTTTAGCTACTTCCATGTAATAATTCATACCGATTGCCCAGAAGAACGATAGACGAGGTGCAAAGGCATCGATATCAATTCCTGCTTTCAATCCTGTACGTACATATTCCAAGCCATCTGCTAACGTATAGGCAAGCTCAATGTCATTTGTTGCGCCAGCTTCTTGAATATGGTAACCAGAAATTGAAATAGAGTTAAATTTTGGCATATATTTCGCTGTATATTCAAAAATATCTGCGATGATTTGCATTGACATAGCTGGTGGGTAAATATATGTATTACGCACCATATATTCTTTTAAAATATCATTTTGAATTGTACCTGCTAATTTGTCTGGTGTTACCCCTTGCTCTTCAGCTGCCACAATATAGAAGGCAAGAACTGGTAAAACTGCTCCATTCATTGTCATAGAAACGGACATTTGATCTAACGGTATTTGATCGAAAAGGATTTTCATATCCTCAACAGAGTCAATAGCAACACCAGCTTTCCCTACATCCCCTGTTACACGTGGATGATCTGAGTCATAGCCTCGGTGCGTCGCTAAGTCAAACGCTACAGAAAGACCTTTTTGCCCCATTGCCAAATTTCGTTTATAGAAGGCATTGGATTCCTCAGCCGTTGAGAAACCTGCGTATTGGCGAACGGTCCAAGGACGTGCTACATACATAGTAGGGTATGGTCCACGTGTATTAGGTGCAATACCTGCTACATCGTTTAAATGTTTCGCATCTTTAATATCTTCCTTCGTGTAAATATCTTTAATTTCAATCCCTTCATTTGTCATAAACTTGTCGTCAGACGCTTGTGGGGCTTCAGCTGTTAACACTTTTTCTATTTCTACTACATTAAAATTAGGCTTGCTCATCGTTGGACCTCCTTCATGCTCGCAAACACGGACTGTAATTTTTCAATGATGTTCTGTCCTGCGAAAATAAAGCCGTTTAAACCATTTGCTAACCATGCTTCTTCTTCATCTTTAAATTTACCTGCAACATCTATAAGCACATTTGCTGGTTGTGCAGCTAAAATAGCCGGTACAAGTGCCTTTGTATCATCGTCACTGCCTGCAATTACAACATACTTAGCCTCTGTAGCCTGCAACCAAGCAATCGCCTCTTCAGCAGTTGCCACTGGCTCACTTTTTTCTGGAACAAGACCAACTGTATTTAAGAAACCAGCTACAAAATCTGCACGTGGCTTAGAGCTTTTTAATGACCCTAATGCTAAAATACCTGTTCTCACATTAGCTGCTGTCATTTCTGCACGCAACTTCTCAAATGGAACAGCAATACGTTTGATATCAGCAAATAATGGGTTTGTATCCTGCTCAAGTACATCTGCTGGATTTGCATAAATATTCGTTCCAATTAATGATTGCTTACGTGTTGATGCAGCTTTGATTCGAGTATGATAAGTGGTTGCCACTTCTTCCGCAAGCTTGCCAGACGCTATATATTCATCCATCCCGCCAGCAGCCTCGATATCTAAAAATAATGCCCATGCTTCTTTTACAAAGTCTGCTGTTAACGACTCAATAAAATAAGAGCCTCCTGCTGGATCTGTCACTTTCAAGACATTTGTTTCTTCTTTTAATATTAATGATACATTCCGAGCGATACGAATCGATTGTTCCGTAGGCTTCGTTAACACATCATGCGGATGAACAGTAAAGAGATCAGCTCCACCAATTAAACCAGAAAGCGCTTCATTGGAAGAACGTAATAAATTGACATACACATCTAATTTAGAAAAGCTTCTTAGTGATGTTTCAGCAACCGTTGGGATTTTTACACTGTCTGTCACACCATAAGCGGATGAGAACGCTTTCCAAAGTACTTTAAAAGCACGAAGTTTGGCAATTTCCGTAAAGAATTGTGTATCAATGGCAAAGATTACAAAAAACTTCTTCGAGAATGCTTCAAAGCTTTCTTCCTGTTCTGCAAACTTGGCTGCTAATGCAAGTGCATAGGCTAGCTCTTGTACTGCGTTGGCACCTTCATTGTGATAAACGGTCGTGTCAGCACTGACTGAGCGCACGTTCGGAAATGCGTTGAAAGAGATCGGGTCCTTAGAAACAATGAAACCTTTAACTGCTTCACGTTGATCCTCTGCAATATTGTCAAATAATGCTAATAATGGGTCTTTTGTATTTTTAATAGTAATTTTAAATGAATATTCTGAGAAATATGATGCTAATTTGACCAATACTTCTTCTGTCCAATCAAACTTCACACGACTATCCACTGTAATCACTTCATTGCCTCGCGCTAAACTATCTTCAAGCTGTGCAAAAAATGCTTCACTTGTATCAGCGTGAATTTGCTGTGCCACCTGAAACGCTTGACTATTTTGTAGGGAACGGATTGTGGCAACTTGTAAATCAAGCTCTTCTCCAAGCTTAGCTACTAAACTTTCTTGCGTGTAAAGCGGCTGTAATGTAACACCTTCATTTGTTTTGGAAAATAGTGACTCAAATGGTTTCCCTTTTAAAGCTTTGATTGCTGCATCTTGCCAGTCTGAATAGGCTGGTTTTTCAAATTCAATATTTTTCATGTTGTTTGACATGCGGACGCTTAATCAGCTTCCCCCCTTAGTAGTTTCTATTTGTTATTCTACATGACAAATTGCGACTCGAAAAGCATAAAAAAAATCGGAAACCCTTATACAGCAGGTTTCCGACGAGTCATCAGTAGACTGACGTTGAAGATTTATTTGTATTTTCGAGTATTTCTTTCACTCTATTTAGGAATTTACCACATACAAGTCCATCCAACACACGATGATCTAATGATAAACATAAATTCACAATATCACGTGCAGCAAACATTCCACCTGGTAAAACGACCGGTTTTTTTACAATGCTTTCCACTTGAAGAATCGCTGCTTGTGGGTAATTAATGATCCCCATCGATTGAACAGAGCCAAATGCTCCCGTATTATTAACAGTAAATGTACCACCAGTAATGTCACCCATTGCCAATTTACCTGTACGAACTTTATTGGCAAGTTCATGGATTTCTTTAGCAATTCCTTTAATGGATTTTTCATCTGCGTGTTTTATAACAGGCACAAATAGGGCATCATCTGTTGCTACTGCAATCGAAATATTGATGTCATGCTTTTGGATAATTTTATCTTCCGCCCACATTGAATTCAGCATTGGGAATTCCTTTAATGCTTGAGCAACTGCTTTTACAAAGAAGGCGAAATATGTAAGATTAAAGCCCTCTTTTTGCTTAAATTCATTCTTTAAGCTATCACGATAAGACACTAAATCTGTTACATCCACTTCCATCATCATCCAAGCATGTGGTGCTTCATGGACACTTTTTACCATATTATTTGCAATCGCACGACGCACTTTTGTCACTGGAATTTCAATATCTCCAGGATGAACAGGTACAGGTGCAACTGCTTTTTCCACTTGTTGCTGTGGTGCTGTCGGTGCTGGCTCAACTGTAGGTTGCACCGTTGATGAAGTTGGTGCGACATCATTTGCTGTAGGGATATTGCCAGTTTCAATTAGCTTTATCAGGTCTTTTCTTGTGATACGACCACCTTCACCTGTGCCCGTCACTTGATCGAGTGCAATATCGTGCTCCTGTGCAAGTCGAAGAACGGCTGGTGAGTAGCGTACTTTATCTTTACGCGCCTCTTTTGGTGCAGCTGCTGGAGCTGCCACCTGCTGTGGTGCCTCCTGTTTCTTTTGAACACCAGCATTTAAAATAGCTGTGCTTACTGCTGATTTTTTTTCAGCTGGTGGAGGTGGTAATTCGCCCTCTCCAGCTATTTCAATCGAGCATACGACTGCCCCAACTGGCAAGGTTTGACCTTCTTGCGCAAGAAGCTCCGTAATAACCCCTTCAAATGATGATGGGATTTCAGCATTTACTTTATCTGTAACAACCTCTGCTAATGAATCATATTTTTTAACTGTATCTCCAGGCTTAACAAGCCATTTTTCAATTGTACCTTCTGTTACACTTTCGCCGAGCTGTGGCATTGTAATATTTTGAACTGACATCCTTTATTCCTCCCATCAATTAAGCCTAGGCGTCCTTGTACCTGATGCAGCGCTAAAATCATTAAACGTAGATAGGCAATTAGACAAATTTTGACTTACCTACACGTAAGTCAAAATCTGTTCATCCGTCTGAGGCTTTTCGTTTTTTCATTCAGCCTTATTGTGATCTGTTAGAACGCAGCAAGTTCTCGCATTGCACGTTCAACTTTATCAGGATTAATCATAAAATATTTCTCCATTGTTGGTGCATATGGCATGGCTGGCACATCAGGTCCTGCTAGACGTTGAATTGGAGCATCAAGCTCAAATAAACAATGTTCTGCAATAATCGCGGCAACTTCACTCATGATACTGCCTTCTTTATTATCCTCTGTGACAAGTAATACTTTGCCTGTTTTACTTGCAGCCTCAATAATCGCTTCTTTATCAAGAGGATACACCGTACGCAAATCAAGGATATGAGCGGAAATACCATCTGCAGCTAGACGTTCAGCCGCTTGGAGGGCAAAGTGCACTGCTAAACCATACGTAATTACTGTTACATCGTCCCCTTCACGTTTCACATCTGCTTTACCAATTGGTAATGTGTAATCATCTAGCGGTACTTCACCTTTTATTAAGCGATA
Encoded proteins:
- the meaB gene encoding methylmalonyl Co-A mutase-associated GTPase MeaB; its protein translation is MDKNKGMEDSALFVMDGVEATHDGMQYGTPKKFRKKKADNMNVGELAQQVRVGSRTHLSKAITLIESANATHKVQAQELLQELLPHTGNSIRIGITGVPGAGKSSFIEAFGTMLCDMGKRVAVLAIDPSSSLSGGSILGDKTRMEELVKKPTAFVRPSPSAGTLGGVHKKTRETMLVCEAAGYDVILIETVGVGQSETYVRGMVDFFLLLVLTGAGDELQGMKKGIMELADAIVVHKADGDNVRLAKKTVAEYKQILHFLQPATLGWMSTAMPVSSLEKRGLDKVWETIGDFKQIVEANHYWATRRQQQTKEWFQSMITDHLIDQFYGNPQRKAQVLLLERQILSGQLTVTQGVDRLFNEEQEDK
- the scpA gene encoding methylmalonyl-CoA mutase, whose product is MSKPNFNVVEIEKVLTAEAPQASDDKFMTNEGIEIKDIYTKEDIKDAKHLNDVAGIAPNTRGPYPTMYVARPWTVRQYAGFSTAEESNAFYKRNLAMGQKGLSVAFDLATHRGYDSDHPRVTGDVGKAGVAIDSVEDMKILFDQIPLDQMSVSMTMNGAVLPVLAFYIVAAEEQGVTPDKLAGTIQNDILKEYMVRNTYIYPPAMSMQIIADIFEYTAKYMPKFNSISISGYHIQEAGATNDIELAYTLADGLEYVRTGLKAGIDIDAFAPRLSFFWAIGMNYYMEVAKMRAARRIWAQMMSTFNPKNPKTLALRTHSQTSGWSLTEQDPFNNVARTLFEANASSMGHTQSLHTNALDEAIALPTDFSARIARNTQLFLQEETAMTKVIDPWGGSYYVEKLTEEITQSAWALIEEIEALGGMAKAIETGLPKMKVEEAAAKRQAKIDSKTETIVGVNKYRLAKEEPIDILDIDNTIVRQKQIERLEAMKAARDEAEVQKHLARLTKAAQDGEENLLAVAVDAARARASLGEISDAIEAISGRHKAVIRSISGVYSANFSDEEQIAEVKQMTEEFLENEGRRPRILVAKMGQDGHDRGAKVVATGYADLGFDVDISPLFMTPAEAAQMAVENDVHVIGVSSLAAGHKTLVPELIAELEKLGREDIIIIVGGVIPAQDYDFLYDAGAVAIFGPGTVIPVSAQKIIEEIYKRLGYEEVSE
- a CDS encoding dihydrolipoamide acetyltransferase family protein, which codes for MSVQNITMPQLGESVTEGTIEKWLVKPGDTVKKYDSLAEVVTDKVNAEIPSSFEGVITELLAQEGQTLPVGAVVCSIEIAGEGELPPPPAEKKSAVSTAILNAGVQKKQEAPQQVAAPAAAPKEARKDKVRYSPAVLRLAQEHDIALDQVTGTGEGGRITRKDLIKLIETGNIPTANDVAPTSSTVQPTVEPAPTAPQQQVEKAVAPVPVHPGDIEIPVTKVRRAIANNMVKSVHEAPHAWMMMEVDVTDLVSYRDSLKNEFKQKEGFNLTYFAFFVKAVAQALKEFPMLNSMWAEDKIIQKHDINISIAVATDDALFVPVIKHADEKSIKGIAKEIHELANKVRTGKLAMGDITGGTFTVNNTGAFGSVQSMGIINYPQAAILQVESIVKKPVVLPGGMFAARDIVNLCLSLDHRVLDGLVCGKFLNRVKEILENTNKSSTSVY
- a CDS encoding methylmalonyl-CoA mutase family protein, which encodes MSNNMKNIEFEKPAYSDWQDAAIKALKGKPFESLFSKTNEGVTLQPLYTQESLVAKLGEELDLQVATIRSLQNSQAFQVAQQIHADTSEAFFAQLEDSLARGNEVITVDSRVKFDWTEEVLVKLASYFSEYSFKITIKNTKDPLLALFDNIAEDQREAVKGFIVSKDPISFNAFPNVRSVSADTTVYHNEGANAVQELAYALALAAKFAEQEESFEAFSKKFFVIFAIDTQFFTEIAKLRAFKVLWKAFSSAYGVTDSVKIPTVAETSLRSFSKLDVYVNLLRSSNEALSGLIGGADLFTVHPHDVLTKPTEQSIRIARNVSLILKEETNVLKVTDPAGGSYFIESLTADFVKEAWALFLDIEAAGGMDEYIASGKLAEEVATTYHTRIKAASTRKQSLIGTNIYANPADVLEQDTNPLFADIKRIAVPFEKLRAEMTAANVRTGILALGSLKSSKPRADFVAGFLNTVGLVPEKSEPVATAEEAIAWLQATEAKYVVIAGSDDDTKALVPAILAAQPANVLIDVAGKFKDEEEAWLANGLNGFIFAGQNIIEKLQSVFASMKEVQR